A stretch of the candidate division WOR-3 bacterium genome encodes the following:
- a CDS encoding tetratricopeptide repeat protein gives MVLLISLFLTFSIPPDKAYEGALSQDAGNFSKAIELYSKALEESPGNFTIIYNLACAYYDNGEPEKAALFFDSILSPDSVFADMKPDILYNAGTSYLRSAQSGTDSSSSFLDLSIERLIQSLVLNPFDNECRRNLEIALKMKNDQQQQNQDQQDQQDQQDQQDQQDQQDQQDQQDQQDQQDQQDQQDQQDQQDQQDQQDQQDQQDQQDQQDQQDQQDQQDQQDQQDQQDQQDQQDQQDQQDQQQQDDLPPMSSEQAERILDAALNSPGQDSILPQSNGKSNPSGQW, from the coding sequence ATGGTACTTTTGATTTCATTGTTTTTAACATTTTCGATTCCTCCCGACAAAGCATACGAAGGAGCACTGTCACAAGACGCTGGAAATTTCAGCAAAGCCATTGAACTTTACAGTAAAGCACTCGAAGAATCTCCTGGAAATTTTACAATTATCTACAATCTCGCTTGCGCTTATTACGACAACGGTGAACCTGAAAAAGCCGCTCTATTTTTCGATTCGATCCTGTCTCCGGATTCTGTTTTCGCCGATATGAAACCCGACATTTTATACAACGCGGGAACATCATATCTCAGATCCGCGCAATCCGGAACAGACTCCAGTTCGTCTTTTTTGGATTTATCAATAGAAAGGCTCATACAATCTCTCGTTTTAAACCCTTTCGATAACGAATGCCGGCGTAATCTTGAAATTGCCCTAAAAATGAAAAATGATCAGCAACAACAGAATCAGGATCAGCAAGATCAGCAGGACCAACAGGACCAGCAGGACCAGCAGGATCAGCAGGATCAACAAGACCAGCAGGACCAGCAAGACCAACAAGACCAGCAGGATCAGCAGGATCAGCAGGATCAACAAGACCAACAGGATCAGCAGGATCAACAGGACCAACAAGATCAGCAGGATCAACAAGACCAGCAGGATCAGCAGGATCAGCAGGATCAACAAGACCAGCAGGATCAGCAGGATCAGCAAGACCAACAGGATCAGCAGGATCAACAGGACCAACAACAGCAGGACGATTTACCTCCCATGTCCAGTGAACAAGCTGAAAGGATTCTCGACGCGGCTCTGAACTCGCCCGGTCAAGATTCGATTCTCCCTCAAAGTAACGGTAAGTCGAATCCCAGCGGCCAATGGTGA
- a CDS encoding VWA domain-containing protein — MFRFSHPWLLIFIPLVIGLGFYLQFSKKPSVIYSASSFFGEKTTFRIFVKKSLLWLYVASAIAAIFGAAEPLGKPIIINREKIGIDIVLALDLSTSMEAPDFSPTRFEAAKKIAIDFIKSRENDRIGLAVFAYDAYLLVPPTLNHSFLVNSIEDLSPGIITDGTAIGMGLALAANGLRDSDSPSKVIILITDGANNAGYVDPVTAAEAAKTLGMKIYTIGIGTETSFTYNSPTYGYVYASTADYELLSKIASSENTSFRATDKGALKKAFTMIDQLEKTRESGEILALSPSKAHFWVAMSIILLTIPFILDRTFFRSIP, encoded by the coding sequence ATGTTTAGGTTTTCCCATCCCTGGCTTCTTATATTCATCCCCCTGGTAATCGGTTTAGGCTTCTACCTCCAATTTTCGAAAAAGCCTTCCGTCATCTATTCGGCTTCATCTTTTTTTGGAGAAAAAACCACTTTTAGGATTTTTGTAAAAAAATCGCTCCTCTGGCTTTACGTAGCAAGTGCAATCGCGGCTATATTCGGCGCTGCGGAACCTCTGGGAAAACCCATAATAATTAACAGGGAAAAAATCGGAATAGACATAGTGCTGGCTCTCGATTTATCGACGAGCATGGAGGCGCCCGATTTTTCACCGACAAGATTCGAAGCCGCCAAAAAAATTGCCATCGATTTCATCAAATCACGGGAAAATGACAGAATAGGTCTGGCAGTTTTCGCCTACGACGCATATCTTCTCGTCCCGCCCACCCTCAATCATTCATTCCTCGTCAACAGTATTGAAGATCTGTCTCCGGGTATAATAACCGACGGGACAGCAATCGGTATGGGCCTGGCACTCGCTGCGAACGGTCTTCGCGATTCGGACAGCCCGAGCAAGGTGATAATACTGATCACCGACGGCGCCAACAATGCCGGATACGTGGACCCGGTAACGGCCGCTGAAGCGGCGAAAACACTCGGAATGAAAATATACACAATAGGCATCGGGACAGAAACGTCTTTCACTTACAACAGCCCGACTTACGGATATGTTTATGCGTCGACAGCCGATTACGAATTACTTTCAAAAATAGCCTCTTCCGAAAACACCTCCTTCAGGGCGACGGACAAAGGAGCCCTTAAAAAAGCTTTCACGATGATAGATCAACTTGAAAAAACAAGGGAAAGCGGCGAAATTCTGGCGTTGAGTCCGTCAAAGGCTCATTTTTGGGTTGCAATGTCCATTATTTTGCTCACAATCCCGTTTATTCTCGACAGGACTTTTTTCAGGAGCATACCTTGA
- a CDS encoding VWA domain-containing protein, whose translation MIFTRPIFLYLIPAVVLLSVILQTINLIKKKKLVGRLLATGHKSRLSLSDLRVEIVKESLIALALTSFLFAAAGPANESEISSLTKKGIDIIFLCDISRSMEASQPVKKIEIAKKIMTGIIERRTDDRISLVLFSGSATIASPLTFDHRSLRNSIKQLSTRATTSTGTSFLGAFTAVERVIEKEASRSTVVVLLSDGEDFGPEISNELDCLSGKGIPVVSAGIGSVKGDPVPEINFEGEIEGYIMLSSYDTAKTYLEEENLMSISDKTGGVYLRAENPSRTAEEIARFLETVRKQAITQKQDAMYVYHYEIPLAIGAVLIALSVTVEKKRRSSKWYF comes from the coding sequence TTGATATTTACAAGACCCATATTCCTCTATTTGATCCCTGCCGTTGTTTTACTTTCTGTCATACTCCAGACCATCAATCTTATCAAAAAGAAAAAGCTGGTCGGCAGACTTCTCGCCACCGGTCATAAATCGAGGTTGTCGCTGTCCGATTTGAGAGTGGAAATAGTCAAAGAGTCTCTCATAGCGCTCGCTTTGACTTCTTTTCTTTTCGCCGCCGCAGGTCCCGCGAATGAATCAGAAATATCGTCTCTGACAAAAAAAGGCATTGATATAATTTTTCTCTGCGATATCAGCCGCAGTATGGAAGCTTCGCAACCGGTGAAAAAAATTGAAATAGCAAAAAAGATTATGACCGGAATCATAGAAAGGAGAACCGACGACAGGATTTCTCTTGTTTTGTTTTCCGGAAGCGCGACAATCGCAAGCCCGTTGACTTTTGACCACAGAAGTCTCAGGAACTCCATTAAACAGCTGTCAACAAGAGCTACTACCAGCACCGGCACTTCATTTTTAGGAGCTTTCACGGCTGTTGAAAGAGTGATAGAAAAAGAGGCAAGCCGTTCGACAGTTGTCGTTTTACTGTCCGACGGAGAAGATTTCGGACCTGAAATATCGAATGAACTTGACTGTCTTTCCGGAAAAGGAATACCTGTTGTTTCCGCGGGAATAGGCAGTGTCAAGGGAGACCCTGTCCCTGAAATTAATTTTGAAGGTGAAATTGAGGGATACATAATGCTTTCCTCATACGACACCGCGAAAACTTATCTGGAAGAAGAAAATTTGATGTCGATATCGGACAAGACCGGCGGTGTATATTTAAGGGCGGAAAATCCGTCGAGAACCGCGGAAGAGATAGCCCGGTTTCTTGAAACCGTTCGAAAACAGGCCATAACTCAAAAACAGGACGCCATGTATGTTTACCATTATGAAATACCGCTTGCTATAGGCGCGGTTTTGATTGCCCTGTCAGTCACTGTGGAGAAAAAAAGAAGGTCATCAAAATGGTACTTTTGA